In Anaerolineales bacterium, one DNA window encodes the following:
- a CDS encoding RecX family transcriptional regulator, translating to MKKITAMQPQKNRNRVNIHLDGEFAFGLARITAAWLKPGDMLSDEKIASLQADDARERAYQQAMLFLSYRARSEKEIRQNLLKHEIPEDVIGQTLEKLRESGLANDNQFARVWVENRSTFRPRSRRALTMELRQKGLDDETVQAAVSNVDEDALAYESARKRAGRLKGQEWGEFRKKLSEYLARRGFPYSVIAPVVTQVWNEAHAEEKHFEDEEPI from the coding sequence ATGAAAAAGATAACCGCCATGCAACCGCAAAAGAACCGCAATCGGGTGAACATTCACCTCGATGGGGAGTTCGCCTTCGGGCTGGCGCGCATCACAGCCGCATGGCTGAAGCCCGGCGATATGCTCAGCGATGAGAAGATCGCCAGCCTGCAAGCCGACGACGCACGTGAACGGGCATACCAGCAGGCCATGCTGTTTTTAAGCTACCGCGCCCGTTCAGAAAAGGAAATACGGCAAAACCTGCTCAAGCACGAGATCCCCGAGGATGTGATCGGGCAGACGCTTGAAAAACTTCGCGAGAGCGGGCTTGCCAATGACAATCAATTTGCCCGCGTCTGGGTGGAAAATCGCAGCACCTTTCGCCCGCGCAGCCGCCGTGCATTGACGATGGAACTCCGTCAAAAAGGGCTCGACGATGAGACTGTGCAAGCCGCAGTTTCGAATGTGGACGAAGATGCCCTCGCCTATGAATCTGCCCGGAAACGAGCAGGCAGACTCAAAGGTCAGGAATGGGGCGAGTTCCGCAAAAAACTGTCCGAGTATCTCGCAAGGCGCGGCTTTCCATATTCCGTCATTGCGCCGGTCGTCACCCAGGTCTGGAACGAGGCGCACGCGGAAGAAAAACATTTTGAAGATGAGGAACCAATATGA
- a CDS encoding threonine synthase: MKTSYLVDLTCSNCGKHFFINEVHTFCPDCQATLISNYDLNAVRREVDRDGIHARPKGMWRWHEMLPVQNPENIVSLGEGDTPLLSIPRVGKELGLANLLVKDESSNPTGSFKARGLCAAISRAKELGVKKVIIPTAGNAGGAMAAYAARAGLRALIYMPNDTPTANIQESRIAGAEVILVEGLISDAAGMAGVKAREEGWFDVSTFKEPYRAEGKKIMGYELAEAFNWTLPDVILYPTGGGTGLVGMWKAFAEMEALGWLADTKRPRMVSVQADGCAPIPRAFHAGASFCDFWPGAQTVASGLRVPKSFADRIILANIRESNGTAIAVSDEALIHAQKKLAAMEGIFAAPEGAACLAALEELVRQKWVKPDERIVIFNTGSGLKYLDQVVK, from the coding sequence ATGAAAACATCCTATCTCGTCGACTTGACCTGTTCGAATTGCGGAAAGCATTTTTTCATTAACGAAGTGCATACCTTTTGCCCGGACTGCCAGGCCACACTGATCTCGAACTATGACCTGAACGCCGTCCGCAGGGAAGTGGACCGCGACGGGATCCATGCGCGCCCGAAAGGAATGTGGCGCTGGCACGAAATGCTTCCCGTGCAAAACCCTGAAAATATCGTGTCCCTCGGGGAAGGCGACACTCCATTATTAAGCATCCCCCGCGTCGGGAAGGAACTTGGGCTTGCAAACCTTTTGGTCAAGGATGAAAGCAGCAATCCCACCGGCTCCTTCAAGGCGCGCGGACTTTGCGCCGCAATTTCCAGAGCAAAGGAACTCGGTGTAAAAAAAGTGATCATCCCCACCGCAGGTAACGCAGGCGGAGCCATGGCGGCGTATGCGGCACGCGCCGGTTTGCGGGCGTTGATCTACATGCCGAATGACACGCCCACCGCGAACATTCAGGAAAGCCGCATCGCAGGCGCGGAGGTGATCCTCGTGGAAGGGCTGATCAGCGATGCGGCCGGCATGGCTGGTGTCAAAGCGCGTGAAGAGGGCTGGTTCGATGTCTCCACCTTCAAGGAACCGTACCGCGCCGAAGGCAAAAAGATCATGGGCTACGAACTTGCCGAAGCTTTCAATTGGACACTGCCCGACGTGATCCTCTACCCCACTGGCGGCGGTACCGGCCTGGTCGGCATGTGGAAAGCATTTGCTGAAATGGAAGCCCTCGGCTGGCTGGCGGACACAAAACGTCCACGCATGGTTTCCGTGCAGGCGGATGGATGCGCTCCGATTCCCAGGGCATTTCATGCAGGCGCCTCCTTCTGTGACTTTTGGCCGGGCGCGCAGACCGTGGCATCCGGCTTGCGGGTGCCGAAAAGCTTCGCCGACCGCATCATCCTCGCCAACATCCGTGAAAGCAACGGGACCGCAATTGCCGTCAGCGACGAAGCGCTCATCCATGCCCAGAAAAAACTGGCCGCCATGGAAGGCATCTTCGCGGCGCCGGAAGGGGCCGCCTGCCTCGCCGCGCTGGAGGAACTCGTTAGACAAAAATGGGTAAAACCAGACGAACGCATCGTTATTTTCAACACGGGCTCGGGATTGAAGTATCTCGACCAGGTTGTGAAGTAA
- a CDS encoding MFS transporter yields the protein MNRNLFFIAIALLLWGFGEGMFFNFVPIRLENEFLLDKQQIGFALGVFGFFMAVTHIPGGYFADRIGRRPLLVAAWMVGTTATLTMGLANSLPLYLAGLFLYGVTAFVASPLGSYVTAARGKWSVGTALSLTTATFSLGMALGPVTGGWIAEQYGMDVSYLIAFGIFVFSTLCILFIRPQPIDRHDPETPPARLRTNKRFVGFVMIYAIAVFAMYLAQPLTPNFLKGVRELSFSETGWVFSAGALGNSLLALVISRFNPRNGFLYAQALVALFAVLMWQGTGLPMFMLGFFLMGGFRAARPMAMAQARDLVHDSQMGITYGTMETVSAIIFIIAPPIAGFIFERDPFVVYPIAIGLIAVSIVIGYLFSPRKSSIENLKS from the coding sequence TTGAATCGAAACCTGTTTTTCATTGCAATTGCCCTTCTGCTGTGGGGGTTCGGCGAAGGGATGTTCTTTAATTTCGTGCCGATTCGTTTGGAGAACGAATTCCTGCTCGATAAACAGCAGATCGGATTCGCGTTGGGCGTGTTCGGATTTTTCATGGCGGTCACGCACATCCCCGGCGGATATTTCGCGGATAGGATTGGCAGACGCCCGTTGCTGGTCGCCGCGTGGATGGTCGGCACCACCGCCACGCTGACAATGGGACTTGCCAACTCCCTGCCGCTCTATCTGGCGGGATTATTTTTGTACGGCGTGACGGCGTTCGTCGCTTCGCCCCTCGGGAGTTATGTCACTGCCGCCCGTGGAAAATGGTCGGTCGGGACGGCGCTTTCGCTCACGACCGCAACCTTCAGCCTCGGCATGGCGCTCGGACCCGTCACCGGCGGCTGGATTGCCGAGCAATACGGCATGGATGTCAGTTACCTCATCGCGTTCGGCATCTTTGTGTTCTCCACCTTGTGCATCCTGTTCATCCGACCTCAGCCGATTGACAGGCACGATCCCGAAACGCCGCCCGCCCGCCTTCGGACGAATAAACGTTTTGTCGGTTTTGTGATGATCTACGCCATTGCGGTCTTTGCCATGTACCTTGCCCAGCCGCTCACCCCGAATTTCTTGAAAGGTGTGCGCGAACTTTCCTTCAGTGAAACGGGTTGGGTGTTTTCAGCAGGCGCGTTGGGAAATTCCCTGCTGGCACTGGTGATCAGCCGCTTCAATCCGCGCAACGGATTTTTGTACGCGCAGGCTCTGGTTGCCTTGTTCGCTGTGTTAATGTGGCAGGGAACAGGCTTGCCGATGTTCATGCTCGGCTTCTTTTTGATGGGCGGTTTCCGCGCCGCGCGCCCGATGGCGATGGCACAGGCGCGCGACCTTGTCCACGACTCGCAGATGGGCATCACTTATGGCACAATGGAGACGGTCAGCGCGATTATTTTCATCATCGCCCCGCCGATTGCGGGCTTTATCTTTGAGCGCGACCCGTTTGTCGTCTATCCAATTGCCATTGGATTGATTGCGGTTTCGATTGTTATCGGTTATTTATTTTCACCACGTAAATCGTCAATCGAAAATCTGAAATCGTAA
- a CDS encoding MBL fold metallo-hydrolase, which translates to MLEIISFTLGPAQTNAYFVADPETKEAVVIDPSWDGHLILAEAQKRGWRIGHLWYTHAHFDHIGGAAAIADALNPLPHVALHPDDHVLWRAGGGGASFGLDIDPGPEPTIDFVHGMKMNLGSNEFEVRFTPGHTKGHCVLYVPKENICFCGDIIFNGSVGRTDLPGGDWDTLEHSIRTQIYTLPDETRLLSGHGPETTVGHEKKFNPFVSE; encoded by the coding sequence ATGCTCGAAATCATCTCCTTCACCCTTGGTCCCGCACAGACCAACGCCTATTTTGTGGCGGACCCGGAAACAAAAGAAGCCGTCGTGATTGACCCGTCCTGGGATGGGCACCTCATTCTGGCGGAGGCGCAAAAACGCGGCTGGCGCATCGGTCACCTGTGGTACACGCACGCGCACTTCGATCACATCGGCGGCGCGGCGGCCATTGCGGACGCGCTCAATCCATTGCCGCATGTGGCACTTCATCCCGATGACCACGTCCTCTGGCGGGCGGGCGGCGGCGGTGCGTCATTTGGGTTGGATATCGATCCCGGTCCCGAACCGACCATTGACTTCGTTCACGGCATGAAGATGAACCTTGGCTCGAACGAATTTGAAGTCCGTTTTACGCCGGGGCATACAAAGGGTCACTGTGTGTTGTATGTGCCAAAGGAAAACATCTGTTTTTGCGGCGATATAATTTTTAACGGCAGTGTCGGGCGCACCGACCTGCCTGGTGGTGATTGGGATACACTGGAGCACAGCATCCGCACGCAGATATACACCCTGCCCGATGAAACAAGATTGCTTTCGGGGCACGGTCCTGAAACGACGGTGGGTCATGAGAAAAAATTCAATCCTTTCGTGAGCGAATAA
- the rny gene encoding ribonuclease Y yields MNPVNLSIDILALIVGVLIGYFFHRYQADRAAKGKQEKADDILKAANTQARMIESGARDNATKIIQAAEAEIKERRIELNRETDRLDKRRVELDSRFDKMEQREQTLNKRQSQVDKRFNEIEKLHEEQVKKLEQIAQMTQDDARKDLFAAVEKEARGDMARIIRQIEAEAREEGEKRARKLIADAIQRVASEHVAEVTRAVVTLPSEEMKGRIVGRNGRNIKAFEQAAGVDVIVDDTPDSVTVSCFDSVRREIGRRALAKLILDGRIHPAHIEKIVEDETKAVEKIINEAGEQAAFDANVTGLHPEVLRMMGRLKFRTSYGQNQLAHAVEVSKLAGILAAELGANVELSKQGGFLHDIGKAMDHNQDGTHAGLGAEYCKRYGVNPIVVNAIASHHHEVDQETVEAVIAEAADAISGARPGARREDLEAYIKRIRSLEEMSMSFEGVQQAFAIQAGREVRILVKPDAIDDLASARLARDIAKKIEETMQYPGQIRVTVIRETRSTEYAK; encoded by the coding sequence ATGAACCCGGTAAATCTATCCATAGATATCCTTGCTCTTATCGTCGGCGTTTTGATCGGATATTTTTTTCACCGTTATCAAGCCGACCGCGCTGCCAAGGGAAAACAGGAAAAGGCTGACGATATTCTAAAAGCCGCAAATACGCAGGCGCGCATGATCGAAAGCGGTGCGCGCGACAACGCGACCAAGATCATCCAGGCCGCCGAGGCGGAGATCAAGGAACGGCGCATCGAACTGAACCGCGAAACCGACCGTTTGGACAAGCGCCGTGTTGAACTTGACAGCCGCTTTGACAAAATGGAACAACGCGAACAGACATTGAACAAGCGTCAGTCCCAGGTTGATAAACGCTTTAACGAGATCGAAAAACTGCACGAGGAACAGGTCAAGAAACTCGAGCAGATCGCGCAAATGACACAGGACGATGCACGCAAAGACCTGTTTGCCGCTGTGGAAAAAGAGGCCCGTGGCGACATGGCACGCATCATCCGCCAGATCGAGGCGGAAGCGCGGGAGGAAGGCGAGAAGCGCGCCCGCAAGTTAATTGCCGATGCGATCCAGCGTGTGGCATCGGAACATGTGGCGGAAGTCACCCGCGCCGTGGTCACCCTGCCCAGCGAGGAAATGAAGGGACGCATTGTCGGGCGCAACGGGCGCAATATCAAAGCCTTTGAACAGGCCGCCGGGGTGGATGTGATCGTGGACGATACGCCTGATTCCGTCACCGTCTCCTGCTTCGACTCGGTCCGTCGCGAGATCGGGCGCCGCGCCCTCGCCAAATTAATTCTGGACGGACGCATTCATCCCGCCCACATCGAAAAGATCGTGGAGGACGAAACCAAAGCCGTGGAGAAGATCATCAACGAAGCCGGCGAACAAGCCGCCTTCGACGCCAACGTCACCGGCCTGCACCCCGAAGTACTGCGCATGATGGGACGCCTGAAATTCCGCACCTCGTATGGACAGAACCAGCTTGCCCACGCCGTGGAAGTCTCCAAACTTGCCGGTATCCTTGCGGCGGAACTCGGTGCAAACGTGGAACTTTCGAAGCAGGGCGGCTTCCTGCATGATATCGGCAAGGCCATGGACCACAACCAGGACGGGACACACGCGGGCCTGGGCGCGGAATATTGCAAACGCTATGGTGTGAATCCCATTGTCGTGAATGCCATCGCTTCACACCACCATGAAGTGGACCAGGAAACCGTTGAAGCGGTCATCGCTGAAGCGGCGGATGCGATCTCCGGCGCGCGCCCGGGCGCACGCCGCGAAGATTTGGAAGCGTACATCAAGCGCATCCGCTCGCTGGAGGAAATGTCCATGTCCTTCGAGGGCGTGCAGCAAGCCTTCGCCATCCAGGCGGGACGCGAAGTGCGCATCCTCGTCAAGCCGGATGCAATCGACGACCTCGCCTCCGCACGGCTGGCGCGCGATATTGCCAAGAAGATCGAAGAGACCATGCAATATCCCGGTCAGATCCGTGTGACGGTCATCCGCGAAACAAGATCAACGGAATACGCGAAGTAG